A region of Selenomonadales bacterium 4137-cl DNA encodes the following proteins:
- a CDS encoding succinylglutamate desuccinylase/aspartoacylase family protein, whose amino-acid sequence MVGTKKTALALLVAVVAILIAVTPRFTAMHVADTVNSGPGVTAVKMLGDYFPGLRNTPGDTAVYVLDSGKPGGAVLVVGGTHPNEPSGYLSAILLVEKARPAKGKLIVIPQANASGFTHNDYSEGSPQRITLKTPGGERTFRYGSRATNPVHQWPDPDIYVHAASGQRLSGSETRNLNRAYPGRPDGTLTEKIAYGIVQLIRKEKIGLAVDLHEASPEYPVINAMVAHERAMDVAAVAVLDLEMDKIKIALEPSPKSLRGLSHREWGDATAAMAVLMETANPAQGRLRGATDEALVLTGQDRMYARAAKLGRLFIPYDKNGQPISLRVARHVAATMVLIRDAFEKDPRQAVVITGVPSYGEIVRKGVGAFL is encoded by the coding sequence ATGGTAGGAACGAAGAAAACGGCCCTCGCCCTGCTGGTGGCCGTCGTCGCGATACTCATCGCGGTCACGCCCCGGTTCACCGCCATGCATGTCGCCGACACCGTCAACAGCGGCCCCGGCGTTACCGCGGTCAAAATGCTGGGCGATTATTTCCCCGGCCTCCGGAACACCCCCGGCGACACGGCGGTATATGTACTCGACAGCGGCAAACCCGGCGGCGCCGTGCTCGTCGTCGGCGGTACCCATCCCAACGAACCCTCAGGTTATCTAAGCGCCATTTTGCTGGTGGAAAAGGCGCGTCCGGCCAAAGGGAAACTGATCGTCATCCCCCAGGCCAACGCCAGCGGGTTTACCCATAACGACTATTCCGAAGGGTCGCCGCAGCGGATCACCTTGAAGACGCCCGGCGGCGAGCGTACGTTCCGCTACGGGTCGCGGGCGACCAACCCCGTCCACCAGTGGCCCGACCCCGATATCTACGTGCACGCCGCTTCCGGACAGAGACTGTCCGGCAGCGAGACCCGCAACCTCAACCGGGCCTATCCGGGCCGCCCGGACGGCACGCTCACCGAGAAAATCGCCTACGGCATCGTCCAGCTTATCCGCAAAGAGAAAATCGGCCTGGCCGTAGATCTGCACGAAGCCTCGCCCGAATACCCGGTCATAAACGCCATGGTCGCCCATGAACGGGCCATGGACGTAGCGGCGGTTGCCGTTCTCGACCTGGAAATGGATAAAATCAAGATCGCCCTCGAGCCTTCCCCCAAATCGCTGCGCGGCTTATCGCACCGCGAATGGGGCGATGCCACCGCCGCCATGGCCGTATTGATGGAAACCGCCAATCCCGCCCAGGGACGCCTGCGGGGCGCCACCGACGAAGCGCTGGTGCTTACCGGCCAGGACCGGATGTACGCGCGGGCCGCCAAGCTCGGCCGGCTGTTCATCCCGTACGACAAGAACGGTCAGCCCATCAGCCTGCGGGTCGCCCGCCACGTCGCCGCCACCATGGTGCTGATCCGCGACGCCTTTGAAAAGGACCCGCGCCAGGCGGTGGTTATCACCGGTGTCCCCTCTTACGGCGAAATTGTCAGGAAAGGCGTAGGCGCCTTCTTATAA
- a CDS encoding TRAP transporter large permease subunit, whose protein sequence is MTEIMLVAVMLAVFLACVLWLKLPVGLSLAATSAALAVAAGQGLPLRHLVEGMFGYIDVSLVLITAMVFMKVIEQNGLLERLTRDLTSRFGQSPLAMLAVLTLIIMFPGAITGSCTASVLSTGVLLAPVLLGMDMPRHIAGAIIAMASVYGMIAPPVNIVIMIIGGGIDMPYVGFDLILLLVIVPLAVLSTIFLGYRYARKADLVALVDKLGDADTSRGWALYLPLVLIIVLMIGPKALPGIFPDPRLPLTFMLGSVAGLFVGRKFSLVQAARDGVREILPVIGILMGVGMLLQIITLTGVRGYIAVGSLSLPSYLLLASIAVSLPLFGGISVFGAASILGVPFILAFLGQNLIVTATGLSLIAAMGSFTPPVALTAVIAAQVVGEENYLRIVKPLILPSLVAIIIGILMIMYADPIGKLVL, encoded by the coding sequence ATGACGGAAATAATGCTCGTCGCCGTCATGCTGGCCGTCTTCCTGGCCTGCGTTCTCTGGCTGAAGCTGCCGGTCGGCCTCTCCCTGGCGGCCACCAGCGCGGCCCTGGCCGTCGCGGCCGGTCAGGGCCTGCCCCTGCGGCATCTCGTTGAGGGCATGTTCGGCTATATTGACGTTTCGCTTGTTCTCATCACGGCGATGGTTTTCATGAAAGTGATCGAGCAGAACGGACTGCTGGAGCGCCTGACGCGCGACCTGACCTCCCGGTTCGGACAGTCGCCGCTGGCGATGCTCGCCGTTCTCACGCTGATAATAATGTTCCCGGGCGCCATCACCGGTTCATGCACCGCTTCGGTGCTGAGCACCGGCGTGCTGCTCGCCCCGGTGCTGCTGGGCATGGACATGCCGCGGCACATCGCGGGGGCGATAATCGCCATGGCCTCGGTATACGGGATGATCGCTCCGCCGGTCAACATCGTCATAATGATCATCGGCGGCGGCATCGACATGCCGTACGTCGGCTTCGACCTGATACTCCTGCTCGTGATCGTGCCGCTGGCGGTGCTGTCGACCATTTTCCTCGGCTACCGCTACGCCCGGAAGGCCGACCTCGTCGCGCTGGTCGACAAACTCGGCGATGCCGACACCAGCCGCGGCTGGGCGCTTTATCTGCCCCTGGTTCTCATCATCGTTCTCATGATCGGCCCCAAAGCTCTGCCCGGCATCTTTCCCGATCCGCGGCTGCCACTCACCTTTATGCTCGGCAGCGTCGCCGGCCTGTTCGTCGGCCGGAAGTTTTCCTTGGTCCAGGCGGCGCGGGACGGGGTGAGGGAAATCCTCCCCGTTATCGGCATACTCATGGGGGTCGGCATGCTGCTGCAGATCATTACCCTGACCGGGGTAAGGGGCTATATCGCCGTCGGCAGCCTCAGTCTGCCGTCCTACCTGCTGCTCGCCAGCATCGCCGTCAGCCTGCCGCTGTTCGGCGGCATTTCGGTTTTCGGCGCCGCCAGCATTCTCGGGGTACCCTTCATCCTTGCCTTCCTCGGCCAGAACCTCATCGTCACGGCCACGGGGCTGTCGCTCATCGCCGCCATGGGAAGCTTTACGCCGCCGGTCGCGCTAACGGCGGTCATCGCCGCCCAGGTGGTGGGGGAAGAAAACTATCTGCGGATCGTGAAGCCGCTTATCCTGCCATCGCTTGTCGCCATCATAATCGGCATCCTGATGATCATGTACGCCGACCCGATCGGCAAGCTCGTCTTGTAG
- a CDS encoding DUF6305 family protein, with product MKVRLQTLAVLGLVFAVVFALAGSASAAGLSGAQYEQPLLITSVGQSADGQMVRVLAQRGGLNFTYDSLAGADAVSGYKTAVLVVGGSSKGLGAAGINPDQEEQRVQALIGAAKSAGIAIVVMHVGGEARRGDLTDRFIRAAAPKADYMIVVADGNQDNVFGQIAGDSIPVDYPGTVGEAGGFLKAAFK from the coding sequence ATGAAAGTCAGATTACAGACCCTCGCCGTGCTTGGCCTCGTCTTTGCCGTCGTCTTCGCCCTCGCCGGTTCCGCGTCGGCGGCCGGCCTTTCAGGCGCCCAATACGAGCAGCCGCTGCTGATCACCAGCGTCGGCCAGAGCGCCGACGGGCAGATGGTGCGCGTTCTCGCCCAACGCGGGGGTCTTAACTTTACCTATGACTCCCTCGCCGGCGCGGACGCCGTTTCCGGTTACAAAACCGCAGTGCTGGTCGTCGGCGGCAGCTCCAAGGGGCTGGGTGCCGCCGGCATCAACCCCGACCAGGAAGAACAGCGCGTCCAGGCTCTGATCGGGGCCGCCAAAAGCGCCGGTATTGCCATCGTGGTCATGCACGTCGGCGGCGAGGCCCGGCGCGGCGACCTCACCGACCGCTTCATCAGGGCGGCGGCTCCCAAGGCCGACTATATGATCGTTGTCGCCGACGGCAACCAGGACAACGTGTTCGGCCAGATCGCCGGCGACAGCATCCCCGTCGATTATCCCGGTACGGTCGGGGAAGCCGGCGGGTTCCTGAAAGCGGCGTTCAAATAA
- a CDS encoding HD domain-containing protein, which yields METAVLDNLYRWFSAYVKTFYCDDPEIQPKVLQKEEHSFLVAGLSRNLAGSLGLDAAETRLAEAVGLCHDVGRFRQVTVYRTFRDADSVDHGLLGVEEMTAAGIPDRLSPRDWEALAFAVRWHNAAALPDNPDPRLTLHGKMIRDTDKLDICRVLPPAPPATGCSPKLEEDFLAGKLLYYEDIRTADDRKLVMLSWLFDINFAWTGREIAARGYIDRLLASLPPSAAMPAIREKIDVFLARLDTREGRR from the coding sequence TTGGAAACCGCCGTGCTCGACAACCTTTATCGTTGGTTTTCAGCCTATGTGAAAACTTTTTACTGCGATGACCCCGAAATACAGCCGAAAGTCCTCCAGAAGGAAGAACACAGCTTCCTCGTCGCCGGGCTGAGCCGCAACCTGGCGGGCAGCCTCGGCCTTGACGCCGCCGAGACCCGGCTGGCGGAAGCCGTCGGCCTGTGCCACGATGTCGGCCGTTTCAGGCAAGTAACCGTCTACCGCACATTCCGCGACGCCGATTCGGTCGACCATGGCCTTCTTGGGGTGGAAGAAATGACTGCCGCCGGCATCCCCGACCGCCTCAGCCCCCGCGATTGGGAGGCGCTCGCCTTCGCCGTCCGCTGGCATAATGCGGCCGCCCTGCCCGACAATCCGGACCCGCGCCTCACCCTCCACGGCAAGATGATCCGCGACACCGATAAGCTCGACATCTGCCGGGTACTGCCACCCGCCCCGCCTGCGACGGGTTGCTCGCCGAAGCTTGAAGAGGATTTCCTGGCCGGCAAACTGCTGTATTACGAAGACATCAGGACGGCCGACGACCGCAAGCTGGTGATGCTCAGTTGGCTGTTCGATATCAACTTCGCCTGGACGGGGCGGGAGATCGCCGCGCGCGGCTACATCGACCGGCTGCTCGCCTCCCTGCCGCCGTCGGCGGCCATGCCGGCCATAAGGGAAAAGATCGATGTCTTCCTCGCCAGGCTTGATACCCGTGAAGGTCGCCGTTAG
- the mutT gene encoding 8-oxo-dGTP diphosphatase MutT has protein sequence MLIKVTAAIIVKDNAIFIAKRGPEGRFAHRWEFPGGKIEPGESPEDCLRREMAEEFAIDVRVGEFFTESLHTFPGGEILVFAYFCRWTGGDIRPVEHEEYRWVAASELGGYDFAPADVPIAAKLMREFPGTTAATEK, from the coding sequence ATGCTTATCAAAGTAACCGCCGCAATTATCGTTAAAGACAACGCCATCTTCATCGCCAAGCGGGGCCCCGAAGGGAGGTTCGCCCACCGCTGGGAATTTCCCGGCGGCAAGATCGAGCCCGGGGAAAGCCCTGAGGACTGCCTGAGACGGGAAATGGCGGAAGAATTCGCCATCGACGTCCGCGTCGGCGAATTTTTCACCGAGAGTCTCCATACCTTCCCCGGCGGCGAAATACTCGTCTTTGCCTACTTCTGCCGCTGGACCGGCGGCGATATCCGCCCGGTCGAGCATGAGGAGTACCGCTGGGTGGCTGCGTCCGAGCTGGGCGGGTACGATTTTGCCCCCGCCGACGTGCCGATTGCCGCAAAGCTGATGCGCGAGTTCCCCGGAACAACCGCAGCTACGGAGAAGTGA
- a CDS encoding FHA domain-containing protein, producing MYLPGGLNPPFARLMVERGDPHERGACFPLEPDRVILGRSTASFCPDLAFASLLVSRRHCCLELRDGRWTVRDLGSRHGTTVNGRPLTQGPSVLTSGDRVGLAANVVLLRFSLAEEAEQTLTFGDTRPVNGPPRREQVVVDTTRKALIVAQAEVPLSVKEWRLLELLYEHRNELVPYAVIWPAVWGERALRNGIPDVGPDELSLLVYRLRRKLGACGDVLKTRRGQGIILTV from the coding sequence ATGTATCTCCCAGGGGGCTTAAACCCGCCCTTCGCGAGGTTGATGGTGGAAAGAGGCGACCCCCACGAGCGGGGAGCCTGCTTCCCTCTGGAGCCTGACAGAGTAATCCTCGGCCGGAGCACCGCGTCGTTTTGTCCCGACCTTGCGTTCGCCAGCCTTCTCGTATCCCGCCGCCATTGCTGCCTCGAGCTGCGCGACGGCCGGTGGACGGTCCGCGATTTGGGCAGCCGCCACGGCACGACGGTAAACGGCCGCCCATTAACCCAGGGCCCGTCGGTCCTGACCTCCGGAGACAGGGTAGGCCTGGCGGCTAATGTGGTGCTGCTCCGTTTCTCGCTCGCCGAAGAAGCCGAACAAACCCTGACCTTTGGCGATACCCGGCCGGTTAACGGTCCGCCCCGGCGGGAGCAAGTCGTCGTCGATACGACCCGGAAGGCCTTAATCGTCGCCCAGGCGGAGGTGCCGCTGTCGGTCAAGGAGTGGCGCCTGCTGGAGCTTCTGTACGAACACCGCAACGAGCTGGTACCCTACGCGGTCATCTGGCCGGCGGTGTGGGGCGAGCGCGCCCTTCGGAACGGGATACCCGACGTGGGACCCGACGAGCTTAGCCTCCTCGTATACCGGCTGCGGCGGAAACTCGGCGCTTGCGGTGATGTTCTGAAGACCCGCCGCGGGCAGGGCATTATTTTGACGGTCTGA
- a CDS encoding penicillin-binding transpeptidase domain-containing protein, with the protein MKKILWFLCALLLAYATAAAEASPAVEVRDDLGKYFRGYTGTMVIYDQAGDRYVVYNEPQSRKRLSPCSTFKIYNSLIGLETGVLAAEDEQTLVKWDGTRHSIESWNHDQTLASATRNSVVWYYQKLAARIGEQRMQEHLDAIGYGNRDISGGLTTFWLRSSLRISAMEQVEMLRRLYSGELPFAPRNVAVVRKNITLSADGKTPFMGKTGSGFENGRWLLGWFVGCVERDGNRYIFAVNIEAPDGASGGAARRIAEAVLKDFAILP; encoded by the coding sequence ATGAAAAAGATACTGTGGTTTTTGTGTGCGCTGCTGCTCGCCTACGCGACAGCGGCCGCCGAGGCTTCGCCGGCGGTCGAAGTTCGCGACGACCTGGGGAAATACTTCCGGGGTTATACCGGGACGATGGTCATTTACGACCAGGCGGGCGACAGGTATGTCGTCTACAACGAGCCGCAAAGCCGCAAGCGGCTGTCGCCGTGCTCGACCTTCAAGATTTACAATTCCCTCATCGGCCTGGAAACAGGGGTGCTGGCCGCCGAAGACGAACAGACCCTCGTCAAGTGGGACGGCACGCGCCACTCCATCGAGAGCTGGAACCACGATCAAACGCTGGCGTCGGCCACCCGGAACTCAGTGGTCTGGTATTACCAGAAGCTGGCGGCGCGGATCGGCGAGCAGAGGATGCAGGAGCACCTTGACGCCATCGGCTACGGCAACCGGGATATCTCCGGCGGCCTGACGACCTTCTGGCTGCGGTCGTCGCTCAGGATTTCGGCCATGGAACAGGTCGAGATGCTCCGCAGACTGTATTCCGGCGAGCTGCCGTTTGCCCCGCGAAATGTGGCGGTGGTAAGGAAGAACATCACCTTGTCCGCCGACGGGAAGACGCCATTTATGGGGAAAACCGGGTCAGGCTTCGAAAATGGCCGGTGGCTGCTGGGCTGGTTTGTCGGCTGCGTGGAGCGGGATGGCAACCGCTATATCTTCGCCGTCAATATCGAGGCCCCCGACGGCGCGAGCGGCGGCGCGGCGCGAAGAATAGCCGAGGCCGTTCTGAAGGATTTCGCCATCCTGCCATAG
- a CDS encoding OstA-like protein — protein MRNILILFLAVAVLAFGFAATAHAAKPVIKADNTSFDFAQGMYILKGNVTVETNNRVITAGEAKVKVLTLEVWGEGGITLKQDDTYFTGDSVYVNGPQNSATIKGGVTFKRGGVYITADAADFNWQTKQGIFRDNVKIDDNGRQIETDWLSYNVATNTYTMERQQ, from the coding sequence ATGAGAAACATACTTATCCTGTTCCTGGCCGTTGCGGTCCTGGCCTTCGGCTTCGCCGCCACCGCCCACGCCGCCAAACCGGTCATAAAAGCCGACAACACCTCGTTCGATTTCGCCCAGGGCATGTATATCCTGAAAGGCAACGTCACCGTCGAAACCAACAACCGCGTAATAACCGCCGGCGAGGCCAAGGTCAAGGTGCTGACGCTCGAGGTCTGGGGCGAGGGCGGCATCACCCTCAAACAGGACGACACCTACTTCACTGGCGATAGCGTGTACGTAAACGGGCCCCAGAACAGCGCCACGATAAAGGGCGGCGTCACCTTTAAGCGGGGCGGCGTCTACATAACCGCCGACGCGGCCGACTTCAACTGGCAGACTAAACAGGGCATTTTCCGCGACAATGTCAAAATCGACGACAACGGCCGGCAGATAGAGACCGATTGGCTGTCATACAACGTCGCGACAAACACGTACACGATGGAGCGACAGCAATAG
- a CDS encoding L-serine ammonia-lyase, translating to MERRDFLKLALMSALAGGVAVDIHPAGARGIPAAALPGFSPEKSYKGPPTGVIGTTLTELFKIGPGPSSSHTVAPLRIANNFLAVLEGLPEDALRRGARIEARLYGSLSATGKGHRTDRAILAGLMGQKPETCDTRLMDELQDPARKYVIAIRGVGFELSGATIVWDRHRHEFPYANTVVMRLLAADGAVVCEREYYSTGGGFFAWKGQPAEDRGAPLYPYGSMTRVREIVRESGKSLDEIMVANEMAIRGVGEREINAHLDQVLETMEKGVRLGLSEEGLLPAPFEFYRKAKLIYERSLKAEADQRFMGLLSSYALAVSEGNAAGRLAVTAPTLGSAGTMPAIVYYMRNHLKLPRDAMRRGLLAGGLIGFLCKNNASVAGAEVGCQGEIGVASAMAAAMLAHATGSPFEVTEIAATIALEHHLGMTCDPVGGYVLLPCIERNAFGAVKAYNAWLIAKSELVARHWEDLDRVIAAMLETGRAMAPEFRETGQGGLATAMVSC from the coding sequence ATGGAACGGCGCGACTTTCTAAAGCTTGCCCTGATGTCGGCCCTGGCCGGCGGGGTGGCGGTCGACATTCACCCCGCCGGGGCCAGGGGGATACCGGCCGCGGCCCTCCCCGGCTTTTCTCCCGAAAAGTCTTATAAGGGTCCGCCCACCGGGGTTATCGGCACGACGCTGACCGAGCTGTTCAAAATAGGCCCGGGCCCGTCCAGTTCCCACACGGTTGCCCCGCTCAGGATCGCCAACAACTTTCTCGCGGTGCTTGAAGGCCTGCCGGAGGACGCCCTCCGCCGCGGCGCCCGGATCGAAGCCCGCCTGTACGGCAGCCTGAGCGCCACCGGCAAGGGTCACCGCACCGACCGCGCCATTCTCGCCGGCCTCATGGGGCAGAAGCCTGAGACGTGTGACACTCGACTGATGGATGAACTGCAGGACCCGGCGCGTAAGTACGTCATCGCCATTCGGGGCGTGGGCTTTGAGCTTAGCGGCGCGACCATCGTCTGGGACAGACACCGGCACGAGTTTCCGTACGCCAACACCGTTGTGATGCGATTGCTTGCGGCCGACGGTGCCGTTGTCTGCGAACGGGAGTACTATTCCACCGGCGGCGGCTTCTTTGCCTGGAAGGGCCAGCCGGCCGAAGACCGAGGCGCGCCGCTTTACCCATACGGGAGCATGACGCGGGTCAGGGAAATCGTGCGGGAGAGCGGCAAAAGTCTCGACGAAATCATGGTCGCCAACGAGATGGCCATCCGTGGGGTCGGCGAGCGGGAGATAAACGCCCATCTCGATCAGGTGCTGGAAACGATGGAAAAGGGGGTGCGCCTCGGACTCAGCGAGGAGGGCCTGCTGCCGGCGCCGTTCGAGTTTTATCGCAAGGCGAAGCTGATCTACGAACGGTCGTTGAAGGCGGAGGCCGACCAGCGCTTCATGGGCCTGCTAAGCAGCTACGCCCTGGCCGTCTCCGAAGGCAACGCCGCCGGGCGGCTTGCCGTGACCGCGCCGACGCTCGGCTCCGCGGGAACGATGCCGGCGATTGTCTATTATATGCGCAACCATCTCAAGCTTCCCCGCGACGCAATGCGCCGGGGGCTGCTGGCCGGCGGGCTGATAGGCTTCCTGTGCAAGAATAACGCCAGTGTCGCCGGAGCGGAGGTGGGCTGTCAGGGAGAGATCGGCGTCGCTTCGGCGATGGCGGCAGCAATGTTGGCCCATGCCACCGGGTCTCCCTTCGAAGTCACCGAAATTGCGGCCACCATCGCTCTGGAACACCATCTGGGCATGACCTGCGACCCGGTCGGCGGCTACGTTCTGCTGCCCTGCATCGAGCGGAACGCCTTCGGGGCGGTCAAGGCATACAACGCCTGGCTGATTGCCAAAAGCGAACTCGTTGCCCGACACTGGGAAGACCTCGACCGGGTCATCGCCGCCATGCTGGAAACGGGCAGGGCTATGGCGCCTGAGTTCCGGGAAACGGGGCAGGGCGGCCTCGCCACCGCTATGGTAAGTTGCTAA
- a CDS encoding amidohydrolase has protein sequence MDITTRVKEIFQTLHAIPEVGFNEHKTAAYLAAELGKAGYQIRTGIGGTGITGVLDSGVPGPVIGLRADMDALAHTVDGVEKCVHSCGHDAHCAMVLAAAEVLAEKPPAKGKLKIVFQPAEEKLDGALSMIKSGAVDDLEILFGIHLRPIQEAKSGQATPALYHGASYIATAAIKGAPAHGARPHLGINAIDAATAVVGAINAIHLNPADSWSVKTTKLHAGGPTLNAIPDLAEMAFDLRAQSNAAMDALLAKLPQTIENAAAAIGATADVQIRGGVPAAEYDAGLTAIAGEAIRAVLGEAGLLAPIITPGGEDFHYFTQKIPGLRSAYIGLGCNLTPGLHHPDMTFDTDALPQGVAILLEAVRRASS, from the coding sequence ATGGACATAACCACCCGGGTAAAAGAAATATTCCAGACCCTCCACGCCATCCCCGAGGTTGGCTTCAATGAGCACAAAACCGCCGCCTACCTCGCCGCCGAACTCGGCAAAGCCGGCTACCAGATCCGCACCGGCATCGGCGGCACCGGCATCACCGGCGTTCTTGACAGCGGCGTCCCCGGCCCCGTCATCGGCCTCAGGGCGGATATGGACGCTCTCGCCCACACCGTCGACGGCGTGGAAAAATGCGTCCACTCCTGCGGCCACGACGCCCACTGCGCCATGGTCCTCGCCGCCGCCGAAGTCCTCGCCGAGAAGCCGCCCGCCAAAGGCAAACTTAAGATTGTTTTCCAGCCCGCCGAAGAAAAACTGGATGGCGCTCTTTCCATGATTAAGTCCGGCGCCGTCGACGACCTCGAAATCCTTTTCGGCATCCACCTGCGTCCCATCCAGGAAGCCAAATCAGGCCAGGCCACCCCGGCCCTGTATCACGGCGCCTCATACATCGCCACCGCCGCCATCAAAGGCGCACCGGCCCACGGCGCCCGGCCCCACCTCGGCATTAACGCCATTGACGCCGCCACGGCTGTGGTCGGCGCCATCAACGCCATCCACCTCAACCCCGCCGACTCCTGGTCGGTCAAAACCACCAAACTCCATGCCGGCGGCCCCACCCTCAACGCCATTCCCGACCTCGCCGAAATGGCCTTCGACCTTCGGGCCCAAAGCAACGCCGCCATGGACGCGCTGCTCGCCAAACTTCCCCAAACCATCGAAAATGCCGCCGCCGCCATCGGCGCCACCGCCGACGTCCAGATCAGAGGCGGCGTCCCGGCCGCCGAATACGACGCCGGTCTTACCGCCATCGCCGGCGAGGCCATCCGCGCCGTCCTTGGCGAAGCCGGCCTCCTCGCCCCCATTATCACTCCCGGTGGCGAAGACTTCCACTACTTCACCCAAAAGATCCCCGGCCTCAGGAGCGCCTACATCGGCCTCGGCTGCAATCTCACCCCGGGCCTTCATCATCCCGACATGACCTTCGACACAGACGCGCTTCCCCAAGGAGTGGCGATACTGTTGGAAGCCGTGAGACGCGCAAGCTCCTAA
- a CDS encoding YjiG family protein, which translates to MQTKTIVDVFVDGARKGWNVGISSILPNVLMAFALIQILKVTGLLTILGKVFGPVMALFGLPGEAVTVLMGAWLSMGGGIGVAASLYTGKILSATHVTILLPAIILMGAQIQYMGRLLGTAGVQTRYYPMLFGISVMNAVIAMLIMRFVA; encoded by the coding sequence ATGCAAACCAAAACCATCGTAGACGTATTCGTCGACGGCGCGCGCAAAGGCTGGAACGTAGGCATAAGCAGCATACTCCCCAACGTCCTCATGGCCTTCGCCCTCATCCAGATCCTCAAGGTCACCGGCCTCCTCACCATACTCGGCAAGGTATTCGGCCCCGTCATGGCCCTTTTCGGCCTTCCCGGCGAAGCCGTCACCGTCCTTATGGGCGCCTGGCTTTCCATGGGAGGCGGCATTGGCGTCGCCGCCTCGCTCTACACCGGCAAAATCCTCTCCGCGACCCACGTCACCATCCTCCTTCCCGCCATCATCCTCATGGGCGCCCAGATCCAGTACATGGGCCGCCTCCTCGGCACCGCCGGCGTTCAAACCCGCTACTACCCCATGCTCTTCGGCATCTCGGTCATGAACGCCGTCATCGCCATGCTCATTATGCGGTTCGTAGCCTGA
- a CDS encoding nucleoside recognition domain-containing protein, with protein sequence MSEDPKKSSIVEDLKVPWYGYVALILAIVFFSGIFAKKAGWVAAFDFNTINGAFGTMKDAAKATFAGQGGYGARAGFLFALGLIPAVMLALGVVEVIDHLGGLKAGQKLLTPILRPLLGIPGIAGLALVTSLQSTDAGAGMTKMLRETDYITEKEKTVFCAFQFSAGGTVTNYLSSGAALFPFLTVPIILPLVVIFVMKIFGANVMRLYLQRFAKED encoded by the coding sequence ATGTCCGAAGACCCCAAAAAAAGCTCCATCGTCGAAGATCTCAAGGTACCCTGGTACGGCTACGTGGCCCTAATCCTCGCCATCGTCTTTTTTTCCGGCATCTTCGCCAAGAAGGCCGGCTGGGTTGCCGCTTTCGACTTTAACACCATCAACGGAGCCTTTGGCACAATGAAAGACGCCGCCAAAGCCACCTTCGCCGGACAGGGCGGCTACGGCGCGCGCGCCGGCTTCCTCTTCGCCCTCGGCCTCATCCCGGCCGTCATGCTTGCCCTCGGCGTCGTCGAAGTCATCGACCACCTCGGCGGCCTTAAAGCCGGCCAAAAGCTCCTAACCCCCATCCTTCGCCCCCTTCTCGGCATTCCCGGCATCGCCGGCCTTGCCCTTGTCACCAGTCTGCAGAGCACCGACGCCGGCGCCGGCATGACCAAAATGCTCCGTGAAACCGACTACATAACAGAAAAGGAAAAGACCGTATTCTGCGCTTTCCAGTTCTCCGCCGGCGGTACGGTCACCAACTACCTCTCCAGCGGCGCCGCCCTTTTCCCCTTCCTCACCGTTCCCATCATCCTGCCCCTCGTCGTTATTTTCGTCATGAAGATATTCGGCGCCAACGTTATGCGACTCTATCTGCAGCGCTTCGCTAAGGAGGACTGA
- a CDS encoding helix-turn-helix domain-containing protein, whose product MPTPHTGDGSFTAVVRGLAAMLGPEYCIVLYSADGEQPGKVVEVVNGQLVGLSAADRPPVADRAAIGDILQKGVGYVANYLSNTDTGRRLRSCLMRLTTPNGDLAGYLAIHYDLTKAELLKDMIARLTDGVPAADLPAAAGQPSRLDDLIGEGLRRARQYLGKPLAYASKLEKIQLVERLDREGFFLLKGSIEALAQDMGNTKYTIYSYLRENRIRVAD is encoded by the coding sequence ATGCCGACGCCGCATACCGGGGACGGGAGCTTCACTGCCGTTGTCCGCGGCCTTGCCGCCATGCTCGGCCCCGAATATTGCATCGTGTTGTATTCGGCGGACGGCGAACAGCCGGGGAAGGTGGTCGAAGTTGTCAACGGGCAGCTCGTCGGCCTATCCGCAGCCGACCGCCCCCCCGTCGCCGACCGGGCCGCCATCGGCGACATCCTGCAAAAAGGCGTTGGCTATGTGGCCAACTACCTTTCAAACACCGACACGGGCCGTCGCCTGCGTTCCTGCCTCATGCGGCTCACCACCCCCAACGGGGATTTGGCCGGTTACCTGGCAATCCACTACGACCTAACCAAAGCTGAGCTCCTTAAAGACATGATCGCCCGGCTTACCGACGGCGTTCCCGCCGCCGACCTCCCCGCCGCCGCCGGCCAGCCCTCACGGCTCGACGACCTGATCGGCGAAGGCCTCCGCCGGGCCCGCCAGTATCTCGGCAAACCCCTCGCCTACGCCAGTAAGCTGGAAAAGATTCAGCTTGTCGAAAGGCTCGACCGGGAAGGCTTTTTCCTTCTTAAAGGGTCCATCGAAGCCCTGGCGCAAGACATGGGTAATACCAAGTACACAATCTACTCCTATTTGCGGGAAAACAGGATCCGTGTCGCCGATTGA